From a region of the Butyrivibrio sp. AE3004 genome:
- a CDS encoding DAK2 domain-containing protein: MLSNTINASDVKKMFLAGAGNLNAKKEWINELNVFPVPDGDTGTNMTMTIMSAAKDVKALPDDVDMGNLCKNIYSGAMRGARGNSGVILSQLLRGFTKGVRDHNELDATIIADSFDKAVETAYKAVMKPKEGTILTVAKGVAEKAKELSKEGTEDLSVFFEETIKYGDEVLAKTPDMLPVLKQAGVVDSGGQGLMQVLKGALDAYLGKEIDYSIDEAAATPVSKRVKAEAEVDIKFGYCTEFIVLLNKPLNVKQEIDFKGFLESIGDSIVMVADDEICKVHVHSNDPGLAIQRALMYGQLSNMKIDNMRMEHREKLFHETESGAYAEIETEINGAAESTPTYSAGDDIPLKDTGAKKEPEFVNEEHKEIGFVAVCAGDGLAEIFRGLGVDYVIEGGQTMNPSTADILDAASKVNADTVFVLPNNKNIILAANQAKIMMEDREDNKRIVVIPTKTVPQGITAAINFMPGTSAEENEEGMNEAISTVKSGEITYAVRDTMIDDVTIKQGDYMGIGDNGILGVGGDIDDVTAMMIDKIADDSTELISLYYGSDIKEDEANTLGERIINKFPNCDVEVQYGGQPIYYYIVSAE; the protein is encoded by the coding sequence GAATGCAAAAAAAGAATGGATAAATGAGCTTAACGTTTTTCCGGTTCCTGATGGTGACACAGGTACTAACATGACAATGACAATTATGTCTGCTGCCAAGGATGTTAAAGCATTGCCTGATGATGTAGATATGGGCAATCTTTGCAAAAACATTTATTCAGGTGCCATGAGAGGCGCAAGAGGTAATTCGGGCGTTATCCTTTCTCAGCTACTTAGAGGTTTTACAAAAGGCGTACGCGATCATAACGAACTTGATGCAACAATAATTGCTGATTCTTTCGATAAAGCAGTTGAAACAGCATATAAAGCTGTAATGAAGCCTAAGGAAGGTACTATTTTAACTGTTGCAAAGGGTGTGGCCGAAAAAGCAAAGGAACTTTCAAAAGAAGGTACTGAAGATCTTTCTGTATTTTTTGAAGAGACCATAAAGTATGGAGATGAAGTTCTCGCTAAAACACCTGATATGCTTCCTGTATTAAAACAGGCCGGTGTTGTTGATTCAGGCGGACAGGGACTTATGCAGGTCCTTAAGGGCGCACTTGATGCTTATCTTGGTAAGGAAATTGATTATTCAATAGATGAAGCAGCAGCTACTCCTGTTTCAAAGAGAGTAAAAGCAGAAGCAGAGGTTGACATTAAGTTTGGTTACTGCACAGAGTTTATTGTACTTCTTAATAAGCCACTTAATGTTAAACAGGAGATAGATTTTAAAGGTTTCCTTGAATCTATCGGTGATAGTATAGTAATGGTTGCAGATGATGAAATCTGTAAAGTTCATGTTCATTCCAATGATCCCGGTCTTGCTATTCAGAGAGCTTTAATGTATGGTCAGCTTTCAAATATGAAGATTGATAATATGCGAATGGAACATCGTGAAAAGCTCTTCCACGAGACTGAAAGCGGCGCTTATGCAGAAATTGAGACTGAAATCAATGGTGCAGCAGAATCAACTCCTACATATAGTGCAGGTGATGATATCCCGCTTAAGGATACCGGTGCAAAAAAAGAGCCTGAATTTGTAAATGAAGAGCACAAGGAAATAGGTTTTGTTGCTGTCTGTGCCGGAGATGGACTTGCTGAGATTTTCAGAGGCCTAGGTGTTGATTATGTAATTGAGGGTGGTCAGACAATGAACCCCAGTACAGCAGATATCCTCGATGCAGCTTCTAAAGTAAATGCAGATACAGTATTTGTTTTGCCTAATAACAAAAATATTATTTTGGCGGCTAATCAGGCTAAGATAATGATGGAAGACAGAGAAGATAATAAGAGAATAGTTGTTATTCCTACAAAGACAGTCCCTCAGGGTATTACAGCTGCTATCAACTTTATGCCCGGTACTTCCGCAGAAGAGAATGAAGAGGGCATGAATGAGGCAATATCAACTGTTAAATCCGGAGAGATAACCTACGCTGTTCGTGATACCATGATCGATGATGTTACTATAAAACAAGGCGATTATATGGGTATAGGCGATAATGGCATACTCGGTGTAGGCGGTGATATAGATGATGTAACCGCAATGATGATTGATAAGATAGCAGATGATTCAACAGAACTTATCAGTTTATATTATGGTTCTGATATTAAGGAGGACGAAGCTAATACGCTTGGTGAACGCATTATCAATAAGTTCCCCAATTGCGATGTGGAAGTTCAATACGGTGGACAGCCGATTTACTATTATATTGTGAGTGCGGAGTAA